GAGAACAAAGCCTGTTGCTTAAAATCCATCTTTTTAAGAGATAAAACATTACAAATTCAGCTGAAGCCCACACCTCATCccatcttcctctcttccttaCACTAAATATCCTTATTGTTGTGTGCTCTATCCAatcatatttttgttctttttgttacaCCTGTATTTATGCAATTTGCCCTTTTTTCACCCAACAAATATTTTGGTATTTACCTATGTCGATACATGTGGATCTGGTTGATTCACATTAGCTTCTACATTGAATTTCACTGAATGCACCTCAGTTGATCCACTCCAGCAGGCTGTTTCTACTTTCTAATGTTCAAAGAGTGCTGTAAGGACCAATCTTGTGCATATCTCCGTGTGTACATGTGCAAATTTCTCTAGGTCCTCTCCTTGAAGCAGATTTTCTGGGTCGAAGGTATACACCCTCCAACTTTACCAGGCATTGCCAAAATTACTTCCAAAGTGATtgccattttatacatatatcaGAAAGGTATGAgttcttttgcccactttttttttgtgtttttttctttcttattgatttctaagtattctttgaaaattatttcaatgaaaataaattcttccaatctatggtTGATAGTTCACTTTACCAATGTCttttatcacacacaaaaattcttaataataatgTGGAAAACTATTATCATTTTCCTCCTAGGTTTGtactttttatcttaaaaagaaactcTCTACCTCAGTGtgatatattactttattttcctctaagtgtttgaaatttttttcctcttcacatttttatcttcaaaCCAACTagaatgtatttttgtttatgcTGTGAGTCAGGGaatctcattttattgttttgcaaAGATAGCCATTAAAGGAAATCCATCCTTTTACCAATTACTTCTAAAGCTGTCAACATAATTTTTCACATACAAGTCAGCCTCTTTCTAGGCTCACTATTGTGACTACTGGTCTATCTTGGTCGATGTCCCACAGCTTAAATTGCTTGAATTTTCTAGTAAATCTTGATATCTGGTAGGGTTAAgtcctttctaatttttctctctcttttttttaaattgctttggcTCTTCTTGCTCTTTATTCCACCATGTAAGTTTTAGGATTAGCTAAACCTCCcattagtgtctttttaaaaaatctgtttcttaatAATTTGTTGGTATTGAAAGGAAGctattgatatttcttttttcagctttgtggTTGATTGGCCAAATCTTTTATTTAGCATTCCATCGCTGATCAATACAATATATGGTGTTactgggaaagagaggagggagatctgtggaaaaaaatcatgttgtaaCTTCATTTGAAGTTGTACTGATTTTCCAAATTAATTTGCTAAGGTTGAGAACAGTTATGATAAAGTCTTCCCAACCATAACATGACaagtctccatttatttaggcttCTTTTATGTCCTTTAATAATGGTTAATAATTTTTCCATAAAGGTCTTACACATATTTGCTAGAGtaattcctagatttttttttttttttgagctatttCTTGCATTTGGTCTTCTCGGCCACTAATGCAGCCTCTCCTGTAAATCACCTActaataattttgtaaaagaaatcaTGTTTTTAGAGTCATGTATGTGCGTTACACTTAAGACTTTCTTTaggtaatttttgttgttgttcaggtGTTCATCTGTTTCCTCCAGCAGTTTATACACCAAACATgagtcctaatttttttttttttacctgatcCTTCTTTCTTTGGTTGTTTTGAGACCCCTGACTGTACAGTTACCTTCCTTTCAGATAAACAGGGGGGAGTCCACAGGTGCTGAATGGAAAAGATGTCTCTTGCCCTGAGTTTGGGATGAAGAGAGGAGACTCTCATATCCTTCCTGAGGCACTCTGAAGGAAGCCTCTATGATCTTTGCTCAAGCCCTTCTCCCTAAGAGTATGGACCACTTAACGCACGTTCTTGCCTTTTGTGGACAGGAAGACCCAGGATGTCATACCAGGTTGAGATCCTCAGATGCTGAAAAGCTCTCAGAGTGGATTCTCTGAGTTTCTGAGCTCTAATGATGCTCACTTCTGATTTCTCCACTCCTAAGGGAAGAAGCCCAGTTCTCCACAGGAGCCAGCAGCTGGCTCTAGAGCCAAGGGCAAGGAGTTTGGAGTTAGGAATGGAAGCCATTTGATCCCCAAATCCACCATTGATATATTTTCTACTTGTTTCTTAATACTTTTTAGGTGGTGAAAATAAGTGGTATTAATGTTGGAGAAGGGGGAGTTTTGCAGCTTTGCAGTTGGCCAGCCAAATCTTTAATTTAGTATTCCATCCTTATTCAACACACGAATGGTATTTTTGGGAGCAAGGGAACAGGAGATTCTGcagatttccaaagaaaatggcaaaagGCAAAATATGGCCAGGATtctccatttgctttttttagaTCTACTGAAGGaatagaattttctttatatatgcaTCTGATCTAAGTGGTTTTTGTTGGTATTTCTGTCCGTTGTTTTTTTAACATGGGCAACACTAAGATTCAGTTGAAAGACACCTTGAAATCTTATAGGAGTAGCATACACCaatccctcccactctccccccAAAATCTGGTTGGTTTGAATGGACAGAATGATCCAATTGTCCACTTTAGGTGGTCAGATGTTTGTAAAAGATCTGAGACCTTTTGGCCTCACTGATCAGGAAAATTTACAAGGAAGGAAGCCTTTAGGAGACTCTACTTGGAAACACAAGAAGACGAGTACGCAGGTTCAAGTCGTATGCTTTTAAATGAGCTTGTTGAAAGAAACGTTAACAATTCCAAAACGAAATGAAACGAGTTTTAACTTTTTCCTCGCAAAAGCACAAAAAATTGTGGAGAGGAAGTTAACAGGACATTCTTAAAAGGTAAAAACAACTCTTCCTTGTACTAGTCCTCTGGTAGTTACCACAGAACCGGCTCTTCTTTTCGGGCGCTTCTGAGAACGGATTTCGGCCCCAGGTCTGTTCGGGCTCAGTATCGGCTCCGGCCTCCCCCTCTCTCCGAGCGGCTTCCCAGGCGGCCTCCGCCTCGGGGGACCCTGCGGCCCGAACGGCTGTAGGAATCGCGCGGGGGAGGGCAGCCCCTCTCCATGGACGGCGGGAGCCCGCGATCCGCTCGGCCTACCCGGTCGCGGCCCCTCGAGTAGCGCTCGCTCCGGCCACCGGCGTAACCGTCGCGGCCTCCGCCGTAGGCGTCGGGGGAGCAGCCGCGGTACTCGTCGTAGCGGCCGCCGCCGCCGTAGGATGGCGGGGGCCCCCGCGCGGGGGCGGCGCTGCGCGGGTCCCCGTAGCTCTCGAAGGTGTCTCGGTAGGAGCCTCCGCTCGGATGGTCGGCGTAGTCGCGGTCGCGGCCCCCGTAGCCGTCTCGGTCGCCGTAGCCTCTCGATGGACAGTCGTCCCGGGCGCTGGAGTGGCCGTAGTCGCGGTAGGTGTACTCTCGCGGCGAGGGGGCGAAATCCCGGGGGTCGCGGGCGCTCGGGTAGTCGCGGCTCGAGTAGCCGTCTCGGGGCGAGTAACCCTCCTCCCGGGGGCCCAGGTAGGGGTCCCGGCGCGGGGGCGGCGGCTCCCGGCGCGGCGGGCCTGCGTAGCCGTCTCGCCCCCGCGCGGCCGGGGCCCGCCCGCGCAttccgccgccgccgctgcgAGCCGGGCCCGACGGCGCGGCTCTCTTCGGGGGCGGGCCGGCCCTGCGGGGCGGTGGCGGAGGCCCGCGCTTCATGGGCATCGGGGCCCTGGAGGGCCGCAGGTCGAAATCGCCCGCGTAGCTGCCGTCGTCCCCGGGCCCACCCCGGGATGGGGGTCGCCGCGGGCCGCCGCCGCGGGCCCCGCGCAGGCCCCTCGGGCGGCCGCGGCTGCGGGCGGGCAGCAGGCCCCGCCGGCCGCTCTCGAACGCCGGCTTGGTGGCCTGCGCCACCTTGATGGCCTTACCATCCAGGGACTTGCCGTTCATGTCTCTGGCGGCGGCCTTGGCGTCTGCCGGGTTTTCGAAGGTGACGAACGCGAAGCCCCTGGACTTGCTGGTTTCTCGATCCTTCATCAGGAGCACCTCGGTGATGCGGCCATACTTGCCAAACGCGGTCTCGAGGGCTTTCTCGTCGGTTTCGGGGTTGAGCCCGCCGATGAAAAGCTTCCCCGGGCGATCCGCTTCCACCATGTCTGCGGGTCGAGCGGTCAGTGGCAGCGTGAGGCGGAGGCGCGGCACACGTCGTGGCCTTCGAGCCCGCTCGCCGAGGGCGACTCCTACCGGTCGGGCGGCGCGTCGTCGCGTCGTCCCCGGAACCGCGGTCGCCGCCCCCGCTGCGCGGGCAGAACGCTCCGGGTTGTGCCCTCTGGGGTCGGGTCCTCGCAGCCAGGCCCGCTCTTGCAGGTTGTGATTGGTTggtggtgtggggagggcagtCCCGCCGTCCAGGAAGGTTGGCGGTTTTGCGGCTTTCTTTCCATTCGTTCGACTTCGACCGATTAACCTACCCTTGGCTTAAGTTCTTCAGTTCACTCCTGAAAGCACAGATGCAAAATGAGAAGtcgttaggttaaaaaaaaattcccccccATTGTTCTTCCTGAGAGGAATTTTAATACATTACAATCCAAGTTACCGAAACCACATTCAGACggaaaaattaactgaaaaatgaaataatggcaatttaaaagttttaaaatgcagtttgtATGTAGTGTATTAAGAATAAGATTTTTTGCATTGCCGAACGGGGAGAGAGAACTTGGTAAGTGTGGAACAGGAAGATGAGGGAGTCATTCTTTGTACCATCTTTCCCTTCTGCATcgttttcttccatttttcaacTTTCAAAGGCCTCATGGTTATGTAGTGTTGGAACTGCCCTTTAAGCTAAACATTGAAACAGAAAGTCACTTGAGGGACAAAATAAAGACGAAATGTAAAAGCACTTGGACCCTCTGGAAACAGGCAtacctcagaaaaacaaaacatttgggGGTCATTCAGGCAAATTACACAATTCAGATTTGTTCCTCACGATATTTTCTGAATGGAAGTAAGTGTGACGAGTAAATGGGTGAACCATCTTTCCCTGAGATTGTAATGTCtaaagacatctttttaaaaaactatctttACTCAGTGCTGTTtgtgcatgtatatatttacttatgtTATATTGTTTGCTGCAATAACCATATAACATTGAAAAAGGTAGTGAAAGCAGGTGTTTTTACGTTTTGATTTTAATAGCGAATCTTTTAAGGTTTTGAGATTTTTAGCATGCATGAATGGAAGTAAAGTTTAAATGCATCAGTTCATGTGATGAACTGCAGtaacagatttttattattaaataattactaTATTTCTAAGGTAAACTTGTTTGGGATGTATTCATTCTTAATTATATTAACGATTTTTGTTTGCTCATACttagaaattttacatttctgagCGTAAAAGGTATCAGccaatactttttttcccccatactgAGTGGAGATTTCTCCTAAATTTCTTCTAGTTTCAGTCtattcagagttttaaaaatttcttcttgacTTGGTCTTTGGAAGATATACTTTTTTCTGGGAGTTATCCTTTTTACTTTAACTTCAAATTTTATCAATAGCCATGTcctgttttgctttctcttttttgtgacCAGTGTTACCagaatttgtttatattttcaaaatacaagcctttttctttgctgatcctctgtattttatttgctgctattgtcttttttcccccttctttccatattcttttgatttagaatttgtgttatttttgtccTGGTTAGGTGAGACACAGTgcattaagagtttttaaaaaaaaacatttcttctacTTGTATCtaagtttaaaatttattctcaATGTACTTACTAGTTAACAGCATGTCCTGAGCTGGTACAtggtgttttcattgttgtttagttcctaacattttctcatttttcgtTTTCTTGACTCacgaagaatttttaaaattttcaaacatgtatttctgatttttctttaacttgCTCTATACGATCCATTCATTGGTGTCTGCTGAGACTTGCTTTGTGACCTAACAcacatgtgtgtttgtatgtgtattttttttatgtgtgtCTGATGTTCCATAGATGCTTGAGAAGTgtgttctctaaatatttgggTAGAATTCTTTCCTTACATAGTGATGTTCAAGTCTTCCTTAtcctaacttattttttatttgatagaGTTGTCACTGAGAACTGTTTTAAAATCCCCTAATTGTGGATTTgtcaatttctctttatttttatgtccatttttgcttcatgtaatTTAAGATTATATTGTTAGatatgtaaaaattaagaattgCTATGTGAATGCCTTTATTATGTAATGATtctcattattcataatatttttacCTTAATTTGTTTTGTCCAATACTTATATAGCtcagtatttttcagatttttttctgccaGCTTAGTGTACGCTGCCTGTTAACTAtgcctttcttgcctttttcccgtctttcttgctttctcttgtATCACAGGGTTTGTCttcattcatttctctaataatgcGGACACAGTCTTATGAGTGGGTAAAATGGCCAGTGGTCCCAAGGGTCTGGGACTCCTTGACAAGGGAGGCTCATGCATTATGGTATCAAAACTAGAGCTGCAATTAGATTGAGAGAATATAGAAATGTAAGGATTGATAGGATTTAAGTGGAAGTTGAGAATGTTTAAACATGTAATGCTTTACATGATGTGATTGGGTCTG
This Camelus ferus isolate YT-003-E chromosome 10, BCGSAC_Cfer_1.0, whole genome shotgun sequence DNA region includes the following protein-coding sequences:
- the RBMXL2 gene encoding RNA-binding motif protein, X-linked-like-2, translated to MVEADRPGKLFIGGLNPETDEKALETAFGKYGRITEVLLMKDRETSKSRGFAFVTFENPADAKAAARDMNGKSLDGKAIKVAQATKPAFESGRRGLLPARSRGRPRGLRGARGGGPRRPPSRGGPGDDGSYAGDFDLRPSRAPMPMKRGPPPPPRRAGPPPKRAAPSGPARSGGGGMRGRAPAARGRDGYAGPPRREPPPPRRDPYLGPREEGYSPRDGYSSRDYPSARDPRDFAPSPREYTYRDYGHSSARDDCPSRGYGDRDGYGGRDRDYADHPSGGSYRDTFESYGDPRSAAPARGPPPSYGGGGRYDEYRGCSPDAYGGGRDGYAGGRSERYSRGRDRVGRADRGLPPSMERGCPPPRDSYSRSGRRVPRGGGRLGSRSERGGGRSRY